TTCCATTCCTTTTGTTCTTTCTGTCTACCCCCATGATCCTTTCCTTCCTTCCAATGCTTGTTCTCTTCCTTACCTCCCAATTGTTTACCCTCATTCACTTTCTCACGCTTTGGTTTTTTCCTATCGACATCTTCATTCTgttcttttttctccctcttttctGTCCGCTCTCTTTTTCCTTCCCTATCTTTCCATGGCTTTCCTTCATCACCTCTGCTAGTCTTCTCTTTCTTCCAGTCTTTCTCCTTCCATTGTTTTTCCCCTTCGCTATGCCTCTTCTGTCTACCTTCCTTATCATTCTCCCTGTCAACCATTCCTTGCTcatgtttttccttcttccaTTCTTTTTTACCTCCATCTTTACGGtcctttttctctccctccatccctacagatttttttctctctttctgctcACCCATGTCATACCGATCTCTCTTtacatctttctttttctgttttgggtCATCCCGTGGATGCTTTGTCTGTCTCCCTGTGGACTCAGCCGTTTCCTGCTTGCTGTCCTCTGGCTGACCAGGTGGGGGCAATGTAGCGAGCTTTACAGACGCTTGAGTTGTCTGACTGCCTGCTGGAGCAACCACAAAAAGTCAGAgttagaaaaagacaaaaaaaaaaaaagatacaaatctgcattgcatttcaaaaacagagaagaaaacaaatcaCTAAATGCCTAATCTACTCCCAAGCTTTCTTATAACGCTCATCCTTCTATATCTTCTACTCTGCTCCACATCCCCTCCCTTCTTCCTCCCTCGCTCCCTTTGTACCTGAGGAGAGTTTTAATTCTGTCACAGTGGATCTCAGAGTTTCTAGTTCTTTCTGTAGGGCCGGGAATGACTCCAGCTCTTTCTTCATCCTCTCATTCTCTTTCTGAAGGACAGGGAGAGAAGCCATCTCTGTCTTCAACCTACTGTTTTCCTTCTCCACCGCCTCCCACCTCAGCCGCTCCTTTGCTCCCTCTGCTGCCTGTCCCTGGGCTACTTTTAGCTCTTCATTCTGTGCctgtttaaagaagaagaacagaaaaagaGGGTCCTGTGAGAATACTACACACTCACTGACACCTTTATCCACAGACGCACATTTGTATAAATATATGTGTAttactgtacacacacagaggataGATGAGGTGAGAGACAGAATGGAGTCACACCTGAAGTTGAGCTTGGAGCACAGAAATCTGCTCATTCCCTTTGGCTAGCTTGTTTAAAAGATCTGAATTCTCAGCATCTAGTGGGGATGAATGAGCCTCTGGGTTAAGCCACTCCTGTCAACAAACAGAAATACACATCAGCGAGATATTAGATGTCTTCTCAAAATAACTATTGCCAGATGGAggagtggagaaaaaaaaaaaaaataaataaaaaaaaaaaaataatatgtgTTAATGGAACTGGAAAGAACAAGAACAAGTCACTGTAcagtaaaattaatttaaaaaaaaattgccacaCTTATTATACAGCAAATAAAGGTTATACTAGAAGAAACAGAGACAGTGGAGGCAGAGTAGAGATTACACTGACCCGTTTTCCTGGTAGCTCTGCATCTTTCAGATCCCTTGGACCATAGTCGCTCTCTGCAACGCAAATAATAGTTTCAATGTgagtaataaattaaaaaaaaaaaaaaaaaatagaaagaaagaaaaaaagtgcaattaCCCAGAAACAACATGCTGAAGGTGTCTGACAGTAAAATGAAATTCAGCTGAGCAGAAAAGAAGCATTCATAATacgcaataaaaaaataaaatgtatggaTTCCTTGGTGAAGTCCTCATAAATCCAGTCTTCACCTCTACCTCGTTCTCATGCCTTTGCTTTTCAAACTGTACGTCAAAATCAGGTGACAAACCGAGCTTACAGGCTTCTAAAGCTAATATTTACTAACTGTCATTCTTGGTTCCTTCAAAGCAACAAGGTTGGCTTTTGACAACACCTACACCAAGTATCAGGACAAAAACTCACATTTAACAGCGTAAAGAACTTTGaaagctttttttctgcaaagtaTAAGATGCAAAGGCTTTTTTCCTGCATGCATCctcacacatgcaaacatgctGTGGCCAACAAAGACTTAATGAAGTCAGTGActcgcacatacacacagaaagaaCCTACCCTCATCCAGGTCCATGAAGATACCTGCAGGTATAATACACCTCAGTCTCAGAGGACCCTTCATCTAGTCCAGTGTTAGTTACTTTCTATTCTTTTAAGCTTTTaccattaaaatataatttttaaaaaaggcaaaaagcatcccaaaaaatataataatgataataataatactaataataataataaaaaagaagaaggaaactTTAACCTTTGTAATATGCCTACCTGAGAAAAAAATGGTGCCGAGGCCTAACAGAATGAGAGCACCTAGGATGCACTTGTTCACAGAAAACCCGCTGTCGTCTTCTCGCTGGGGGAGCTGAAATTCTTccacttcctcttcctcctctcttctcCCAATCTGCTCCAGAGATGCTAAAAGGGACCTTCTCTTCCTCAACTCTGACTCTCCCTCCACTCCAGCCTTCTCGGTTCTCTCCCGACTCACTTCTGAATCTGCAGGGGATTCTGGAGGGGTGAAAGAAAACAGTATTAATGTGTAGTTCTACCAATATTTAATTTACaggtttcatttattttaaaggaaCACGTCAAATATAAACtgaaaacaccacaacaatATGCGATCAGAAATTTCCACCCCCAGCAGAGTCATTATTTTAAGCACAAAGTTGCAGCACAAACTGATTGTGTACAGATATTTCTTGCCTTTATATAGCTGATATTAGATAGCACTGCAGCTATGGCACTGCAGCCAAGCACAGTATGCTGGTTAATTTGCTCCACTTCCTTATATTCAAACTGCATAAGTCAGTCTGACTTTGAAACAAAAGAGCAGTAAAGATACAACTGGCTCCGTAAAGACACCACTAATGCTGAACTTTACTTTTTAAACAAagtgtaagaaaaaaagaaagtgcagaACAGAGCAAAAGAAGACCGATCCTTTGATGGTGCAGCAGTAAAAAGTCACACAAACCAAAACCACTACACTGCAAAAAAATTTAAGTGGTTCCTGTCCCTCTGAAGCCAATTTACTTCTGCAGGATGTCATGTAACTAAAGATTTCTGTCACATCATGCTCCCCTCCACACACCAACCACAGCCTCTCCAGACAACCTCTTGGCCCAGATACTGAAAAAGTCCATAACCAGGTGTTCCAACAAATACACTTCAAACACAAGTAGAACATGTAGCTTAGTCTCCAACAGCAGAAGAGAAAGGCTGCTTGCCATGTATACAgtgacacacacataaagttATTCTAATATTAAAGTAATAAAGAGCCGACATTCGCCCTGTTCATACCAGTTTCTTTTCCCAAATCAGTCGTCCTTAGAAACACATCTGACTCATCCCCTTCTTGTTGTAGCTCCTCCCCATTTCGCAGATGCTGCATTCCTTCCACCTGCACACACTCTGCACCTCCAAGAGTCTCTGTGCTCAACGGTAAGAGTGGGGGCTCATCAGGGGAAGGGGCTACATGAGTGTAGGAGTCAGAGTATGAATCGGGGTCAGAGCTGCTCTGTGCCGGGCCCTCAGGTAGGCCCCCTGCCTGGCTGACTTCATCACTGCCATGGTTCAAGTTGCTGGAGACTTCCAAAGAGGAAGGAATGGGGTTATCCGTGACAGAAGTGGGCACAGAGGTGGGCTGATCTGCACTCAAGCCTCCACTTAGCTCTGCTGGTTTTTCTTTTGGTACCTGGATATAAGAATAAGgtcattataaaaaaaaaaaaaagtagttgaaagtttttgcactttttataGTTTGGTATTTTTGATTAAAAGCCAAGCAGTCCACCCAGTAATAATACTAAAGTTACAGTTTTCAGAAAATATTACAAGTTTGGTCTTAAAGGTGTAAATGTTATTTAAACAGAAATATTGTGTTGTGTTATCTTTAGCATGAAGAACACCGTCTCTATGCTACAGCCTAGCAACAGCTCAAATGAGTCACTTTCCAAATCTGAAGAAAGAATGAGAAGGATAATGCGAGAGCTGTGCTGCtacctgaaaaaaagaaaaaaaaaaaaaaaaaggcaaattcTGTCCAATCGGAGCATGAATCATTCTCACTACACTATAAATAGTTTTAGTATTTATTCTTTGAGCATTCAAAAATTAGCAATCA
This sequence is a window from Oreochromis aureus strain Israel breed Guangdong linkage group 11, ZZ_aureus, whole genome shotgun sequence. Protein-coding genes within it:
- the pbxip1b gene encoding pre-B-cell leukemia homeobox interacting protein 1b isoform X4, coding for MSGSGSANNSWTILTPEETAAETLKPVTMGTEYHGESHTTAPGSGDNNQPANGAKSAEGLPVENYLVPKEKPAELSGGLSADQPTSVPTSVTDNPIPSSLEVSSNLNHGSDEVSQAGGLPEGPAQSSSDPDSYSDSYTHVAPSPDEPPLLPLSTETLGGAECVQVEGMQHLRNGEELQQEGDESDVFLRTTDLGKETESPADSEVSRERTEKAGVEGESELRKRRSLLASLEQIGRREEEEEVEEFQLPQREDDSGFSVNKCILGALILLGLGTIFFSGIFMDLDEESDYGPRDLKDAELPGKREWLNPEAHSSPLDAENSDLLNKLAKGNEQISVLQAQLQAQNEELKVAQGQAAEGAKERLRWEAVEKENSRLKTEMASLPVLQKENERMKKELESFPALQKELETLRSTVTELKLSSAGSQTTQASVKLATLPPPGQPEDSKQETAESTGRQTKHPRDDPKQKKKDVKRDRYDMGEQKERKKSVGMEGEKKDRKDGGKKEWKKEKHEQGMVDRENDKEGRQKRHSEGEKQWKEKDWKKEKTSRGDEGKPWKDREGKRERTEKREKKEQNEDVDRKKPKREKVNEGKQLGGKEENKHWKEGKDHGGRQKEQKEWKKLKDGFKESGKAQWEDKEWKEREWRRGTERNDKNDKLQGKAGKEKDERKRWEGSKNHGKDGSREDDRKRWNEYERKSQNGKHDKEWKSNNKKWEQSKQEQSKERDGRKEKKHNEDWKKDKSQFQKSKDVHKVKNNHDKKEEHQYGDQKQPHTHRKPSMGQPEYWVQQRGRLQHSPKPPQECDSVESCAKAEQLLPVHLPEFEAILQTYLSKAEQAGVDNSKREELKKLATEFFKDGVFVHDQMSFQDFVEDLSDILEDMVEGDEDGEQDSAIEDEMEEFEREVMKKFSLPGAGEKEKRIKGDWRKESGQGRG
- the pbxip1b gene encoding pre-B-cell leukemia homeobox interacting protein 1b isoform X3 gives rise to the protein MSGSGSANNSWTILTPEVSSLCIEHWNETAAETLKPVTMGTEYHGESHTTAPGSGDNNQPANGAKSAEGLPVENYLVPKEKPAELSGGLSADQPTSVPTSVTDNPIPSSLEVSSNLNHGSDEVSQAGGLPEGPAQSSSDPDSYSDSYTHVAPSPDEPPLLPLSTETLGGAECVQVEGMQHLRNGEELQQEGDESDVFLRTTDLGKETESPADSEVSRERTEKAGVEGESELRKRRSLLASLEQIGRREEEEEVEEFQLPQREDDSGFSVNKCILGALILLGLGTIFFSESDYGPRDLKDAELPGKREWLNPEAHSSPLDAENSDLLNKLAKGNEQISVLQAQLQAQNEELKVAQGQAAEGAKERLRWEAVEKENSRLKTEMASLPVLQKENERMKKELESFPALQKELETLRSTVTELKLSSAGSQTTQASVKLATLPPPGQPEDSKQETAESTGRQTKHPRDDPKQKKKDVKRDRYDMGEQKERKKSVGMEGEKKDRKDGGKKEWKKEKHEQGMVDRENDKEGRQKRHSEGEKQWKEKDWKKEKTSRGDEGKPWKDREGKRERTEKREKKEQNEDVDRKKPKREKVNEGKQLGGKEENKHWKEGKDHGGRQKEQKEWKKLKDGFKESGKAQWEDKEWKEREWRRGTERNDKNDKLQGKAGKEKDERKRWEGSKNHGKDGSREDDRKRWNEYERKSQNGKHDKEWKSNNKKWEQSKQEQSKERDGRKEKKHNEDWKKDKSQFQKSKDVHKVKNNHDKKEEHQYGDQKQPHTHRKPSMGQPEYWVQQRGRLQHSPKPPQECDSVESCAKAEQLLPVHLPEFEAILQTYLSKAEQAGVDNSKREELKKLATEFFKDGVFVHDQMSFQDFVEDLSDILEDMVEGDEDGEQDSAIEDEMEEFEREVMKKFSLPGAGEKEKRIKGDWRKESGQGRG
- the pbxip1b gene encoding pre-B-cell leukemia homeobox interacting protein 1b isoform X5; this encodes MGTEYHGESHTTAPGSGDNNQPANGAKSAEGLPVENYLVPKEKPAELSGGLSADQPTSVPTSVTDNPIPSSLEVSSNLNHGSDEVSQAGGLPEGPAQSSSDPDSYSDSYTHVAPSPDEPPLLPLSTETLGGAECVQVEGMQHLRNGEELQQEGDESDVFLRTTDLGKETESPADSEVSRERTEKAGVEGESELRKRRSLLASLEQIGRREEEEEVEEFQLPQREDDSGFSVNKCILGALILLGLGTIFFSGIFMDLDEESDYGPRDLKDAELPGKREWLNPEAHSSPLDAENSDLLNKLAKGNEQISVLQAQLQAQNEELKVAQGQAAEGAKERLRWEAVEKENSRLKTEMASLPVLQKENERMKKELESFPALQKELETLRSTVTELKLSSAGSQTTQASVKLATLPPPGQPEDSKQETAESTGRQTKHPRDDPKQKKKDVKRDRYDMGEQKERKKSVGMEGEKKDRKDGGKKEWKKEKHEQGMVDRENDKEGRQKRHSEGEKQWKEKDWKKEKTSRGDEGKPWKDREGKRERTEKREKKEQNEDVDRKKPKREKVNEGKQLGGKEENKHWKEGKDHGGRQKEQKEWKKLKDGFKESGKAQWEDKEWKEREWRRGTERNDKNDKLQGKAGKEKDERKRWEGSKNHGKDGSREDDRKRWNEYERKSQNGKHDKEWKSNNKKWEQSKQEQSKERDGRKEKKHNEDWKKDKSQFQKSKDVHKVKNNHDKKEEHQYGDQKQPHTHRKPSMGQPEYWVQQRGRLQHSPKPPQECDSVESCAKAEQLLPVHLPEFEAILQTYLSKAEQAGVDNSKREELKKLATEFFKDGVFVHDQMSFQDFVEDLSDILEDMVEGDEDGEQDSAIEDEMEEFEREVMKKFSLPGAGEKEKRIKGDWRKESGQGRG
- the pbxip1b gene encoding pre-B-cell leukemia homeobox interacting protein 1b isoform X1 codes for the protein MSGSGSANNSWTILTPEVSSLCIEHWNETAAETLKPVTMGTEYHGESHTTAPGSGDNNQPANGAKSAEGLPVENYLVPKEKPAELSGGLSADQPTSVPTSVTDNPIPSSLEVSSNLNHGSDEVSQAGGLPEGPAQSSSDPDSYSDSYTHVAPSPDEPPLLPLSTETLGGAECVQVEGMQHLRNGEELQQEGDESDVFLRTTDLGKETESPADSEVSRERTEKAGVEGESELRKRRSLLASLEQIGRREEEEEVEEFQLPQREDDSGFSVNKCILGALILLGLGTIFFSGIFMDLDEESDYGPRDLKDAELPGKREWLNPEAHSSPLDAENSDLLNKLAKGNEQISVLQAQLQAQNEELKVAQGQAAEGAKERLRWEAVEKENSRLKTEMASLPVLQKENERMKKELESFPALQKELETLRSTVTELKLSSAGSQTTQASVKLATLPPPGQPEDSKQETAESTGRQTKHPRDDPKQKKKDVKRDRYDMGEQKERKKSVGMEGEKKDRKDGGKKEWKKEKHEQGMVDRENDKEGRQKRHSEGEKQWKEKDWKKEKTSRGDEGKPWKDREGKRERTEKREKKEQNEDVDRKKPKREKVNEGKQLGGKEENKHWKEGKDHGGRQKEQKEWKKLKDGFKESGKAQWEDKEWKEREWRRGTERNDKNDKLQGKAGKEKDERKRWEGSKNHGKDGSREDDRKRWNEYERKSQNGKHDKEWKSNNKKWEQSKQEQSKERDGRKEKKHNEDWKKDKSQFQKSKDVHKVKNNHDKKEEHQYGDQKQPHTHRKPSMGQPEYWVQQRGRLQHSPKPPQECDSVESCAKAEQLLPVHLPEFEAILQTYLSKAEQAGVDNSKREELKKLATEFFKDGVFVHDQMSFQDFVEDLSDILEDMVEGDEDGEQDSAIEDEMEEFEREVMKKFSLPGAGEKEKRIKGDWRKESGQGRG
- the pbxip1b gene encoding pre-B-cell leukemia homeobox interacting protein 1b isoform X7; amino-acid sequence: MSGSGSANNSWTILTPEVSSLCIEHWNETAAETLKPVTMGTEYHGESHTTAPGSGDNNQPANGAKSAEGLPVENYLVPKEKPAELSGGLSADQPTSVPTSVTDNPIPSSLEVSSNLNHGSDEVSQAGGLPEGPAQSSSDPDSYSDSYTHVAPSPDEPPLLPLSTETLGGAECVQVEGMQHLRNGEELQQEGDESDVFLRTTDLGKETESPADSEVSRERTEKAGVEGESELRKRRSLLASLEQIGRREEEEEVEEFQLPQREDDSGFSVNKCILGALILLGLGTIFFSGIFMDLDEESDYGPRDLKDAELPGKREWLNPEAHSSPLDAENSDLLNKLAKGNEQISVLQAQLQAQNEELKVAQGQAAEGAKERLRWEAVEKENSSQTTQASVKLATLPPPGQPEDSKQETAESTGRQTKHPRDDPKQKKKDVKRDRYDMGEQKERKKSVGMEGEKKDRKDGGKKEWKKEKHEQGMVDRENDKEGRQKRHSEGEKQWKEKDWKKEKTSRGDEGKPWKDREGKRERTEKREKKEQNEDVDRKKPKREKVNEGKQLGGKEENKHWKEGKDHGGRQKEQKEWKKLKDGFKESGKAQWEDKEWKEREWRRGTERNDKNDKLQGKAGKEKDERKRWEGSKNHGKDGSREDDRKRWNEYERKSQNGKHDKEWKSNNKKWEQSKQEQSKERDGRKEKKHNEDWKKDKSQFQKSKDVHKVKNNHDKKEEHQYGDQKQPHTHRKPSMGQPEYWVQQRGRLQHSPKPPQECDSVESCAKAEQLLPVHLPEFEAILQTYLSKAEQAGVDNSKREELKKLATEFFKDGVFVHDQMSFQDFVEDLSDILEDMVEGDEDGEQDSAIEDEMEEFEREVMKKFSLPGAGEKEKRIKGDWRKESGQGRG
- the pbxip1b gene encoding pre-B-cell leukemia homeobox interacting protein 1b isoform X2, with protein sequence MSGSGSANNSWTILTPEVSSLCIEHWNETAAETLKPVTMGTEYHGESHTTAPGSGDNNQPANGAKSAEGLPVENYLVPKEKPAELSGGLSADQPTSVPTSVTDNPIPSSLEVSSNLNHGSDEVSQAGGLPEGPAQSSSDPDSYSDSYTHVAPSPDEPPLLPLSTETLGGAECVQVEGMQHLRNGEELQQEGDESDVFLRTTDLGKETESPADSEVSRERTEKAGVEGESELRKRRSLLASLEQIGRREEEEEVEEFQLPQREDDSGFSVNKCILGALILLGLGTIFFSGIFMDLDEESDYGPRDLKDAELPGKREWLNPEAHSSPLDAENSDLLNKLAKGNEQISVLQAQLQAQNEELKVAQGQAAEGAKERLRWEAVEKENSRLKTEMASLPVLQKENERMKKELESFPALQKELETLRSTVTELKLSSGSQTTQASVKLATLPPPGQPEDSKQETAESTGRQTKHPRDDPKQKKKDVKRDRYDMGEQKERKKSVGMEGEKKDRKDGGKKEWKKEKHEQGMVDRENDKEGRQKRHSEGEKQWKEKDWKKEKTSRGDEGKPWKDREGKRERTEKREKKEQNEDVDRKKPKREKVNEGKQLGGKEENKHWKEGKDHGGRQKEQKEWKKLKDGFKESGKAQWEDKEWKEREWRRGTERNDKNDKLQGKAGKEKDERKRWEGSKNHGKDGSREDDRKRWNEYERKSQNGKHDKEWKSNNKKWEQSKQEQSKERDGRKEKKHNEDWKKDKSQFQKSKDVHKVKNNHDKKEEHQYGDQKQPHTHRKPSMGQPEYWVQQRGRLQHSPKPPQECDSVESCAKAEQLLPVHLPEFEAILQTYLSKAEQAGVDNSKREELKKLATEFFKDGVFVHDQMSFQDFVEDLSDILEDMVEGDEDGEQDSAIEDEMEEFEREVMKKFSLPGAGEKEKRIKGDWRKESGQGRG
- the pbxip1b gene encoding pre-B-cell leukemia homeobox interacting protein 1b isoform X6, which encodes MSGSGSANNSWTILTPEVSSLCIEHWNETAAETLKPVTMGTEYHGESHTTAPGSGDNNQPANGAKSAEGLPVENYLVPKEKPAELSGGLSADQPTSVPTSVTDNPIPSSLEVSSNLNHGSDEVSQAGGLPEGPAQSSSDPDSYSDSYTHVAPSPDEPPLLPLSTETLGGAECVQVEGMQHLRNGEELQQEGDESDVFLRTTDLGKETESPADSEVSRERTEKAGVEGESELRKRRSLLASLEQIGRREEEEEVEEFQLPQREDDSGFSVNKCILGALILLGLGTIFFSGIFMDLDEESDYGPRDLKDAELPGKREWLNPEAHSSPLDAENSDLLNKLAKGNEQISVLQAQLQAQNEELKVAQGQAAEGAKERLRWEAVEKENTGSQTTQASVKLATLPPPGQPEDSKQETAESTGRQTKHPRDDPKQKKKDVKRDRYDMGEQKERKKSVGMEGEKKDRKDGGKKEWKKEKHEQGMVDRENDKEGRQKRHSEGEKQWKEKDWKKEKTSRGDEGKPWKDREGKRERTEKREKKEQNEDVDRKKPKREKVNEGKQLGGKEENKHWKEGKDHGGRQKEQKEWKKLKDGFKESGKAQWEDKEWKEREWRRGTERNDKNDKLQGKAGKEKDERKRWEGSKNHGKDGSREDDRKRWNEYERKSQNGKHDKEWKSNNKKWEQSKQEQSKERDGRKEKKHNEDWKKDKSQFQKSKDVHKVKNNHDKKEEHQYGDQKQPHTHRKPSMGQPEYWVQQRGRLQHSPKPPQECDSVESCAKAEQLLPVHLPEFEAILQTYLSKAEQAGVDNSKREELKKLATEFFKDGVFVHDQMSFQDFVEDLSDILEDMVEGDEDGEQDSAIEDEMEEFEREVMKKFSLPGAGEKEKRIKGDWRKESGQGRG